The genomic region TAAGCGACCCCGCCCTCGCCTTGCTCGCCGACGAACCGACCGCCGAATCCGTCATTCCCTCGGGACCGGAACTGGGGGTGCATCGCAGCGACGCCGAGCAGTTTTTCGCCGCCGAAGGGGTTACCCCCCATCAAGACTGGTGCTATCGGGCGATCGCCGATACGGAAACGGCCCCACTGCCTCCCGAAGACCGCGACGCCTTAAATCGCCTGAGCGCCCGCGCTTACATCGCCGTGGCTATTTTCTGCGGTCCGCGACTGTGGGGGCTGCTCGCCACCTATCAAAATCGCGAACCGCGCCAGTGGAAAGCATCGGAAATTAACACGATCGTGCCGATCTCGATTCAGTTGGGGGTGGCCCTGCAACAAGCGCAACTGCTCGACCAAACCAAACAACAGTCCGCCGCCTTGGAACGGGCCGCGATCGCCGCCGACGCCGCCAACCGCGCCAAAAGCGAATTTCTCGCCGCCATGAGTCACGAACTGCGAACCCCCCTCAACGCCATCCTCGGCTTTACCCAACTCATGAGCCGCGATCGCAGTTTGAACCCCACCCAACACGAGCAACTGAGCATTATCAACCGTGCGGGGGAGCATCTGCTCGAATTAATCGACGACATTTTAGAAATGTCCAAAATCGAAGCGGGACGCACGGGACTCTCTTGCACTCCCTTCGATTCGATCCGCCTCTTACGGGCTTTAGAAGAAATGTTACGGCTCAAAGCCGAACACAAACACTTACAATTCGAGGTCGAGATCGCCCCGAACACGCCGCGCTACGTTCGCGGGGATCCAGGAAAATTGCGTCAGGTCTTGTTAAATATCCTCGGCAACGCGATCAAATTTACGGAAACGGGAACGATCCGCTTAGAAGTCGAACCCCGCGCCTTCGAGGGGGATCCCGAAACCCCCGGCCCTTGTCGGATCCGCTTCCAAATCGCCGATAGCGGACCGGGAATCGCCCCGGAAGAACTCGACGACCTCTTTAAACCGTTCGTGCAAACCGCTTCCGGGCGCAAGTCCCAACAGGGAACCGGGTTGGGCTTGCCGATTTCGCAAAAATTCGTGCGGCTGATGGGAGGGGACATCGAGGTGGAATCTACCGTCGGCGTCGGTAGCGTGTTTCGCTTTGAAATCGACCTCGATCGCGTCGAACCCAGCAGCGTCGGCGAACCGCCTTCCCGGCGAGAGGCGATCGGCTTGGAACCGGGACAGCCGGAATATCGCATTTTGGTCGCCGACGATCGCCCGGACAGCCGTCTGTGGTTGGTGACGCTCTTGCGCGAAATCGGCTTTCAAGTCTGCGAGGCGCAAAATGGAACCGAGGCGATCGCCATCTGGCAACGCTGGCGACCGCAAGCGATCTTGATGGACATGCAAATGCCCGAGATCGACGGTTACGAAGCCACCCGACGCATCAAAACCACTGCGGAAGGGAAAAAAACCAAAATCCTCGCTCAAACCGCCAGCGCCTTTGAAGAAGACCGCCAGCAAGTCTTGGCGGTCGGTTGCGACGACTTCCTGCGCAAACCTCTGCGACCGGAGGAACTGCTCGACAAACTCGGCCAGCATTTAGGGTTACGATATGTTTATCGGGAAGGGGAAGAAGGGGCGACCTCGGACGCCGACCTTCCCCCAGAACCGTTGAGTGACGATCGCCTCCGCCTCGATCTCGCTCAAATGCCTCCGGAGTGGATCGAGCGTATCGCTCGGGCCGCCCGCGAAGGGAATGACGAGTTGATTTTAGAAGCGATCGCCGCTCTTCCCGAAGACCTCGCTCCCTTGGCTCGCACTCTGACCGACTTCGCTCACAATTTCCAGTTCGAGAGCATTATGAATTTGGTTCGACCCGAACAGCTCTAATGGGCCAACCTGCCCTCGAAGGGCGATCGCACCCCGACCACTGAAGTTAAAAGTGAAAAGTTAAAAGTGAAAAGTTAAAAGTGAAAAGTAACTTTTCACTATTCACTATTCACTATTCACTATTTCCTCTTGGCTTTTGCGAGAACGTGGCCCACGAGATTTTACCCCAACCCTCCATGAATTCCGATTTTCCTGAGAATGCCAACGTCGATATTTTAATCGTTGACGATACCCCGGATAATTTATATATCCTGGCGCGAATGCTGTCGAAACGCGGCTATAAAGTTCGCAAGGCTCTCGATGGCTCGATGGCTTTGACTGCTTGTAAAACGTTGGTTCCGGATCTGATTTTACTCGATATCATGATGCCAGAAATGGATGGGTTCGAGGTGTGTCGCCAACTCAAAGCCAATCCGGAAACCCGCGATATTCCCGTGATTTTTCTCAGTGCTTTGGTGGACGCCTTAGATAAGGTGAAAGCGTTTAAAAGTGGGGGGGTCGATTACATTACCAAACCCTTTCAGTTGGAAGAAGTTTTAATTCGGGTTCAACACCAACTGCTGTTACGTCAGGCTAAAGACAAAATTCAACAGCTCAATGCCGAACTCGAATCGCGGGTGCGCGCCCGAACTCAGCAACTCGAACTCGCCAATCAAGAGTTGAAAAATGAGATCGAACGTCGGCAAGAATTGCAAAATGAATTGTTGCACCTGGCCCTGCATGATTCCCTGACAAATTTGCCGAATCGGGCGTTGTTTATGGAGTCTTTACAGGAGGCGATCGCCCAACTCGAACGGGAGGAAACCCATCAGTTTGCCGTCTTGTTTTTAGACTGCGATCGCTTTAAAGTCGTCAACGATTCTCTCGGTCATTCCGTCGGCGACGAACTGTTAAAGGCGATCTCCAAACGTCTCCACAACTGCCTCAAACATGAGGATTTGCTCGCCCGTCTCGGCGGCGATGAATTTGCCATTTTACTCCGTCAGATCGCCGATGAAGCCGAGGCGATCGCCGTCGCCGAACGCATTCTCGCCAGCCTCTCCACCCCGTTTCAGCTATCGAGACACGAAGTTTTTATTAATGCCAGTATCGGGATCGCCCTGAGCAATGTTTACGACGATTCCCCGGAATATCTGTTACGGGATGCCGATACCGCCATGTACCGCGCGAAAGCCTTGGGACGCTCCCGCTACCACGTTTTCGATCCGTCGATGCACCAGTCGGTTTTACGGCGTCTGGAACTCGAAAATGACCTCAGACGGGCGATCGAACGGGAAGAATTACAAGTTTTTTACCAGCCGATCGTCGATTTGTCAAGCGGTCGAATTGTCGCTTTCGAGGCGCTGGTGCGCTGGTTCCACCGCAAGCGGGGTTTGGTCTCTCCGGCAGAATTTATCCCGGTGGCGGAAGAAAGTGGCACCATCCACGCGATCGACTTGTGGGTTTTACAATCGGCCTGTCGCCAGCTCCAACAGTGGCAAAAAGTGGGGGCGATCGATTCTAAGCTGTCGGTGGGGATTAATTTATCGGCGATTACGTTTTTGAGACCCCATTTAACGGAGGAAATCCGGCGGATCGTCACCGACCTCGATTTCGATCCGGAGCGCTTAAAACTGGAAATTACCGAAACGGCAATCCTGGAAAATAAGGATCTGGCTCAAGCGAAAATTGGCGAACTGCAACAGTGCGGCATCAAGATCAGTTTGGACGATTTTGGCACGGGATATTCGTCGTTGAGCTACTTGCACGAACTCCCGGTCAACACGCTCAAAATCGACCAATCTTTTATCCGCCGCATGGATGGCAATCCCCAAAATCGCGATTTAATTCCGGCAATTATTACAATGGCTCATACAATGGAAATGGAGGCGATCGCGGAAGGAATCGAAACTCAAGGGCAGTTGAATCAGTTGCGAAAATTAGCGTGCAATTGCGGACAAGGATATCTGTTTTCGGCCCCCCTCGACGCTCCATCGACCCAGGATTTGCTAGCCAGCCAGCCTCGGTGGTAAACCACCGAGCTCTCAGTTGCAGGGGAAGGGCGATCGCGACTACGGATCCATTGGGGGATCCTGTCGCGAAGCGATCGCCCTTGTCGAGTCAACGTGCGAGAACAAGATCGTCTTCGCGATCGCTCCCTTGGAGTATCATAGTCCAGCTAGCGCGATTGCCTGGAAATCTCCGCGCCGTTGCCCGCACCTTCAGGGTTCGTCCATTTCAAGCCGCGATCGCCCGGTAATCGCGTTTGTCAAGATGTTTTGACTTGAGGACTGGCATGATTATGACCGAACCTGTAAGCGAACGGCCAACCATTCTGATCGTTGACGATACCCCGGATAATTTAAGGCTGCTGTCGGCTATGCTCAGCGATCGCGGCTATGAAGTGAGGAAAGCCATTAATGGCCGTATGGCCTTGATTGCGGTAGAAGCGGCCCATCCCGACCTGATCTTGCTCGATATCATGATGCCGGAAATGGACGGCTACGAGGTCTGCACCCAACTGAAAAGCTCGCCGAAAACTGAGGAGATCCCCGTGATTTTTTTGAGCGCGCTCAACGAAATTAACGATAAGGTCAAAGCCTTTACGGTCGGAGGAGCCGACTACATCAGCAAACCGTTTCACGAACGCGAAGTGTTGATTCGGGTCGAAAATCGCTTGATGTTACGGCGACTGCAAAAACAACTGAGCGAGCAAAATACCAAACTGCTCGAACAAAACGAGCGACTCAACCAGTTAAATGCGGAACTCGAACGCTCGAATCAAGAATTGGAACAGTTCGCTTACGTAGTTTCCCACGACTTACAATCCCCGTTGCAAAGTATTATTGGGTTTGTCGATTTACTCGCTTACAAATACAAAAATAAGCTCGATGAAAAAGCAAATCGCTACATCTATTTTATTGAAGATGGCGCCAAGCGAATGCAACAACTGATTCAAGGGTTGTTGGCTTATTCTCGGGTCGGACGAAAAGGGGGAGAGTTTGAAGCTGTCGATTGCACGGCGATCGTCGATGCGGTCAAACATAATTTATCGGCGTCGATCGCCGCCAGCCAGGCTGAAGTAATTTGTCATCCTTTACCGGAGGCGATCGCCGATCCGTTGCAGCTTTCTCAAGTGTTTCAAAATCTAATCGGAAATGCAATTAAGTTTTGCCGTTCTGAGGAGCCGCCGAAAGTAGACATTTCCGCCGAACGGAAAGACGACCAATGGCTGTTTAAAGTGAGCGATAACGGCATCGGAATCGAGGCGGAATACTTTCAGCGTATTTTTGAGATTTTTCAACGGTTGCACACTGCAGAAGAATATCCGGGAACGGGTATTGGGATGGCGATTTGTAAGAAGATCGTGGAACGCCACGGGGGACAGATTTGGGTGGAATCGACGGTGAATGTGGGAACGACTTTTTACTTCACCTTGCCGTGCGATCGCCCCTAATCTCTATGGAGTTATTATAGAAATTAACGAGGAAAAATTAAAGGTCAACGGGAGGAACGATGAATGGGATTGGGCGATCGCATCAGTCGGCTGGTTCGTTCTAATTTGAACGACTGGCAAAATCAAAAAACCGACCCGCAAACAGAAGTCGATGCTACCCTCGCCGAACTCCAATCGAGCGTGAACCGAGCCCTAGAGGCCCGACGCCAACTCGAAGGGGATTTGCAGGAAGCGCGCGGGAGGGGCGATCGCCTCCAACAGGCGGCCAAACGGGCACTGCAGCAAGGCGACGAACCGGAAGCCCGCCGGATTTTGTTGGAGAAGCGCACTTATACCCAACAGGCGATCGCCTTGCAAACGCAACTCGATCGCCTGGCGCCGACGGTGGAGCGACTCCAACAACAACTCGCCCGTCTCGAATACCAACGCAGTATTTTACACGGGAGCGCCACCGCCGCGCAGATGGACTTGACGTTAGAAGAACTCAAGAACAATGTCGCTCAGATCGATGCGGAACTCGAATGGTTGCGATCGCAACTGTAAGTCTCAGTTCCGATGCGCGGGAGCCTGTCACTAAGTATACAATCTTCTAAAGAGGCATAGAACTTCTCGCTAGCATCGGCGTACACCCACGAACTCTGTCATTACCGTGGAAACACCGAATCCATCAAGCTAATTTTTACCTCATATAGCGATTCTATCCCCCTTCTGTCATTGTCGGAGATAGAGATCGCCGTATCCCTTATCAGGAGAGACCTAAACGGTTTCGACCCTATTTTTGAGTTTCTATTCGGAAAATCCGTCGCGATCGCTAACCCTGTAAGGGTTCTAGAATTAAGTCAAGATAAGGGTTTTCCTAGAGTCACAGAAGAGGGATATAGCGGTTCTCGCAAAGAGGCGATAATTTTTGGGGAGCAGTGCGAGCTTCTAGCTCGCTAATTCACCAGCGAGCTAGAAGCTCGCACTCGTGGATCCCTTCTTATCTATCTACCTTACTAATCTGAGAACCGCTATCAATCAGTTGGAACAATAAAAAGAGATAGAATTTCACCCCGATTCGACTGTTGGTTAAATCCGAGTTTGGTGGGTGGATTCGGTGTTTCTACGGGAATGACGGCTTAAGCGAGTGGACTAAAAATAACGATCGTTACGGGGTTTCTATGAATTCAATAGATATTACAACTCAGATGATATTGCTATATAATTTAGAATAGTTATAAATAAAAACAAAGATAAAAGCATGGAAAACAAGGGATTTAAACCTTCAAATTTGTGGCATACGTTGTCTGTTGACGAACTTTTAAAAGAAGTCCAAACCGATCGAGATCGGGGCTTGAGTGCAGTAGAAGTTGAGAAGAGACAGGCACACTTCGGTGAAAATAGCATCGAACAAAAAGCGGGCAAACCTAAATTTTTAAGATTTTTAGAACAATTCAACCAGCCCCTACTGTATATCTTAATTCTGGCGGGAGTAATTAAAGCAACGTTAGGACAGTGGATCAATGCTTGGGTGATCTGGGGTGTGGTTTGGATTAATGCCACGGTCGGTTTTATCCAGGAAATGAAAGCGGAAAGTGCGATCGCGGCCTTATCTTCTTCTCTGGAAACCAACGCTACCATTTGCCGAGACGGCCAAAAAATTCAAATTCCCTCTTCCCAAATTGTCCCCGGAGACCTGGTCTTTTTAACTTCTGGTGATAAAGTTCCTGCGGACTTACGCCTGATTCAGACCAAAAACTTACAAATTAACGAATCTGGCTTAACAGGAGAATCGACGGCGGTCGAAAAACAGACTAACCCCGTCCGTCCAGATACCCCCCTGGCTGAACGGCGCAATATGGCATATGCCGGAAGTTTCATAACCTCGGGACGGGCGACGGGAATCGTGGTGGCGATCGGTCAAGACACTGAAACCGGACGCATTTCTCAATTGATGCAAAAGCAACCGAACCTCACCACACCACTGACGCGCAAGTTCGACCGATTCAGCCGTCAACTGCTCTATATTATCTTAGGGATTGCAGGGTTGACCTTTGCCGTCGGCTTGGGGTACGAGGCCAATTGGCCCTCGATGTTGGAAGCGACAGTCGCTTTAGCCGTGAGTGCCATTCCCGAGGGCTTACCCGCCGTGGTGACGATCGCCCTGGCGATCGGGGTCGGGCGGATGGCACGCCGTCATGCGATTATTCGCAAATTACCCGCCGTCGAAACCCTCGGCAGCGCCACAACGATCTGTTCGGACAAAACTGGAACCCTGACGGAAAATCAAATGACCGTTCAAGGGGTTTATGCTGGGGGACGGCATTATACGGTTTCGGGAACCGGGTATACCCCCGAGGGCGAGGTCTACTGTGACGGGGTCGCGATCGACCTCGAACGTACACCCGTACTCAAAAATTGCGCGATCGCCGGGCTGTTGTGCAACGATTCCCATTTAGAACGGCGGGAGGGAACTTATAAGCCGATTGGGGATCCGACAGAAATTGCGCCGATTGTATTAGCGGTGAAACTGGGGTTGGATCCTGTTGCTTTGGAACGCCAATGGCCGCGCTTGGATGCGATTCCATTTGAATCGGAACATCAGTATATGGCGACGTTGCACCGACGTCCGGATGGGGAGTCGCCGATCGTTTATGTCAAAGGTTCGGCAGAAGCCGTACTTTCTCGCTGTGAGTGGGCCTTCAATGTAGATAACCAGCTCGAACTGCTCAAGTCCGATAAGATCCACGCGATCGTCGATGAGTTTGCCGACAGGGGCTTGCGGGTGCTGGCATTTGCACAGAAAACGTTGGACTCAGACAGCCTCGAAGAGGAGGCGGTCGCAGGGGGTTTGCAATTACTCGGGTTGCAAGCGACGATCGACCCGCCGCGAGAGGATGCGATTCGGGCGATCGCGGCGTGTAAAGAGGCTGGGATTCGAGTGAAGATGATTACCGGAGACCACCCACTCACGGCCCGGGCGATCGCCACTCAAATGAGGTTAAAACGCGATGGGGCAATCGTGACGTTTACAGGTCGCCAACTGGCAGGGATGAATCCGGTCGAATTGGCAAAGGCCGCCGTAGAAGGGGTCGTTTTTGCGCGGGTGGCTCCGGAACAAAAATTACAACTGGTCGAAGCCTTACAAGCCCAAGGTGAAGTGGTTGCCATGACCGGAGATGGGGTCAACGATGCTCCGGCACTCAAGCAGGCGGATATCGGCGTTGCGATGGGAAAAACGGGGACGGAGGTCGCGAAGGAAGCGGCGGATATTGTCCTCACCGACGATAATTTTGCCTCGATTGAAGCCGCAGTTGAGGAAGGACGCACGGTTTATCGCAATTTGATTAAAGCCATCTCGTTTATTCTCCCGGTTAATGGGGGCGAGTCGATGACAATTTTGTTGAGCGTCTTGTTGGGACAGACGGATCGGCTGCCGATTCTGTCGTTACAGGTGCTGTGGCTCAATATGATTAATTCGATCGCGATGACCGTACCGTTGGCGTTTGAAGCCAAGTCGGCGTGGGTGATGCAAAATCCACCGATTCATGCCGATCGCTCCTTGCTCAATCGGTCATTGCTACAGCGTATTGGCTTGATTTCGATCTCCAATTGGATCGTCATTTTTGGGATGTTTGAGGCGATCGATCGCGCTACGGGAAATATCGCTTTAGCGAGGACGATGGCGATTCAAGCACTCATTGCCGGACGAATTTTTTATTTAATTAGTCTGAGTCAGTGGAGTACAAGTCTTTGGGATCGCTGGTCTGGGAAATCGGTGCGGATCGAACCTGCACCGATCCTCTGGGTGGGGATTGGGGTCACGGTAGTTCTGCAACTGTTGTTCAGCCAGTTGCCGATCTTTAATCTGCTATTTGCGACCTATCCCTTGACACCGAATCAGTGGCTGATTTGTTTTGCAGTGGGCTTACCAACGATCGCGATCGCGGCGATCGCCAATCGCCTCGATCCCCAAGACAATAATGCTTAACCCAGTGAGCACAGGGCGATCGCCGCAATTTTTGCCCCAAGGGGTAGCAAACAGCGCCCCTTGATTGCAAAATAGAGGTAGAAAGATGAGAATGTTTTATAAATCTTAAGAAAGGGGGAATCCAGCTATGGATCTTGACTTACGTTTGCTGATTGTTTTGCTGCCCGTGTTAGCTGCGGGAGGTTGGGCGTTCTACAACGTCGGTAAAGTGGCGCTGCAACAACTGCAAAACTTTTTGAATAAAGAAGCCTAAATTCCACAAACAAGCGTTGGCACGCACTCGGCACGCGGCGATCGGGTCGATCGTTCCCCACGTCTTGAAGGAACTCTCAGCCCGGTTGCGCGGTCTACCGAAGTAAGCAGCTAAGACTGCCCTTGTGCATTTGCAAACACTAAACCCAAACATATACACCCTATATAAAGCTTCTAGTCGTTGGCTGGGAGCTTTTTTTTTGGGAATTTTTGGGAATTTTTGGGAACCGATCGGGAACGGAGATCGCCCTCAATCGCTCAAAATCTAAACTCTACCCGAGCGGTAAGGTAAAAAAGAACTGACTGCCTCGGGACAGTTCGCTTTCCACCCAAATTCTACCGCCGTGTTGGAGGACGATTTGGCGGCAAATGGCCAAGCCGAGACCGGATCCGCCATAGGCGCGCGAGTCGGAGGAGTCTACTTGCTGGAAGCGCTCGAAAATGGTTTCGAGTTTTTCTTTGGGAATCCCGCGACCGCGATCGCGGACTTGGAAAAGGATGTCGCGATCGCCGATCTCGGCGTCCAACCACACCGAACTCTCGGGGGGAGAAAACTTAATCGCATTGCTGAGTAAATTGGTCAATACCTGGATGGCGCGATCGCGATCGCAGTAAATCGGCGCCTTGGGAACCCGGACGAATAAGGAAATTTGCCCTTTTTCGGCGAGGGGTTGGATCGATTCGACTGCTTGCGCGGCAATCTCGGAGGCGTCGCAGTGGTCGGGGTGCATGACGATTTTCCCCGAGGTCATCCCTTCAATATCGAGAATGTCGTTGAGTAACAACAACAGGCGATCGGTATTGTTCAGGGCAATTTCGAGCATTCGCCGTCCTTTCTGTGCTTCGGTGGCGACTATCCCACTGGCGAGTAGACCCAAGGCGCCGCGAATCGCCGCAACGGGGGTACGCAGTTCGTGGCTGACCATCGAGAGCAATTCGTCTTTCATGCGCTCGATTTCCTGACGTTCGGTAATGTCTTTGAAGGTGACCACCGCACCGACAATCTGCCCATTTTGCCGGATCGGGGCGCTGACGTATTCGACGGGAAAGGGTTTGCCGTTGGGACGGAGGAACCAGGCGTTGGTGACGTACTGGACGCTACCTTCGGCGATCGTCGTGGCGATCGGGGCTTCGGGTTGGCACGGATCCCCCGAGGGGTGGTCGGGGGCAGCAAACAGGCTCGCGATCGGCATCCCGATCGCGTGGGATGTATGGGTTTGCAGCACGATCGCCGCCGCCGGATTGAGATAGGTAATTTTAAGATCGGCATCGAGTCCGCAAATCCCTTCCCCGGCGGAATTGAGAATCAGTTCGTTTTGCAGGCGCAGCCGTTCTACGGCTTGTTCGGCTTGTTTGTAGTCGTTTAAGTCCTGGAGAATACTCAGGGCGTACAGATCGGCGCGATCGGCCATTTGGTGGAGGCGATCGCGAATCGAGCCGAGTTCGCGACGGTCGTTGACCGGGGATCGCGGTGCGGGAATTTGCGAATTCGGCCAGGTGGGCAGGTCGTTACACGGACACGCATGGGGAGGCATTCCTCGACTGCGTAAGGGGATGGGCATCGTACAACGCGAACACTCTACAATATCCCACTCGGGACTGAGAAGGTCGGAGATCGTTTCGTCGGTTCCTTCTAAATAACAATCGCCAAATTCAGGGGTTCCCACTGCTTGCCATAAGGATTCAAAATCGCTGCTGTAGCGATCGCCTTCGATCGTTGGCTGGGGTCGTTCCGCGATTTCTCCATTACAAACAAAAACTTTCTTGCCCAATTGCAACCAATAAGCAAGATATTGTCTTACTTTTAACTGGGAGGCCATGAATGACTGTCAACCGTATTTTTAAAAAACAATTAATGATTTGATTTTAAGCTATTTGTCTGTAATTATACCCTGACTTCGGTAAAAACACCCTAAAAAAAGGCTTAAAATCGATCGCTATTCCCCTGCGATCGCGTCGTGTAAAGGGACGCATCGTTGCAATTGAACGGGATCGAAGGGCGATCGATTCTCTCACCTGATTACTGACAGTAGTATCCTTTGGATCTGGAGCCAAGATCGGGGGGGATCGTTAATTTTTGCCCGATCGAGATGTAGAAAGAAAGCGCTGCGATCGCGCGACCTTAACCCCCGTCTGCTATCCCGTTTTCCCTCAGTGACGGCGGCGGGACTTCCCCAAGCTCAAGGGGATAGGAGGACGGGGATCGTCGTTTTGAGAGGGACGACGGTCAAACCGAGGGGTTGACCCACGGTTAAAGTCCCGCCAACTTTTACCCTATTTTCCCTGTCCGTCGCGGGTGAGTCGAACGGCGATCGCTGTGGGGAG from Oxynema aestuarii AP17 harbors:
- a CDS encoding two-component system response regulator, whose protein sequence is MNSDFPENANVDILIVDDTPDNLYILARMLSKRGYKVRKALDGSMALTACKTLVPDLILLDIMMPEMDGFEVCRQLKANPETRDIPVIFLSALVDALDKVKAFKSGGVDYITKPFQLEEVLIRVQHQLLLRQAKDKIQQLNAELESRVRARTQQLELANQELKNEIERRQELQNELLHLALHDSLTNLPNRALFMESLQEAIAQLEREETHQFAVLFLDCDRFKVVNDSLGHSVGDELLKAISKRLHNCLKHEDLLARLGGDEFAILLRQIADEAEAIAVAERILASLSTPFQLSRHEVFINASIGIALSNVYDDSPEYLLRDADTAMYRAKALGRSRYHVFDPSMHQSVLRRLELENDLRRAIEREELQVFYQPIVDLSSGRIVAFEALVRWFHRKRGLVSPAEFIPVAEESGTIHAIDLWVLQSACRQLQQWQKVGAIDSKLSVGINLSAITFLRPHLTEEIRRIVTDLDFDPERLKLEITETAILENKDLAQAKIGELQQCGIKISLDDFGTGYSSLSYLHELPVNTLKIDQSFIRRMDGNPQNRDLIPAIITMAHTMEMEAIAEGIETQGQLNQLRKLACNCGQGYLFSAPLDAPSTQDLLASQPRW
- a CDS encoding sensor histidine kinase, which produces MTEPVSERPTILIVDDTPDNLRLLSAMLSDRGYEVRKAINGRMALIAVEAAHPDLILLDIMMPEMDGYEVCTQLKSSPKTEEIPVIFLSALNEINDKVKAFTVGGADYISKPFHEREVLIRVENRLMLRRLQKQLSEQNTKLLEQNERLNQLNAELERSNQELEQFAYVVSHDLQSPLQSIIGFVDLLAYKYKNKLDEKANRYIYFIEDGAKRMQQLIQGLLAYSRVGRKGGEFEAVDCTAIVDAVKHNLSASIAASQAEVICHPLPEAIADPLQLSQVFQNLIGNAIKFCRSEEPPKVDISAERKDDQWLFKVSDNGIGIEAEYFQRIFEIFQRLHTAEEYPGTGIGMAICKKIVERHGGQIWVESTVNVGTTFYFTLPCDRP
- a CDS encoding PspA/IM30 family protein → MGLGDRISRLVRSNLNDWQNQKTDPQTEVDATLAELQSSVNRALEARRQLEGDLQEARGRGDRLQQAAKRALQQGDEPEARRILLEKRTYTQQAIALQTQLDRLAPTVERLQQQLARLEYQRSILHGSATAAQMDLTLEELKNNVAQIDAELEWLRSQL
- a CDS encoding cation-translocating P-type ATPase is translated as MENKGFKPSNLWHTLSVDELLKEVQTDRDRGLSAVEVEKRQAHFGENSIEQKAGKPKFLRFLEQFNQPLLYILILAGVIKATLGQWINAWVIWGVVWINATVGFIQEMKAESAIAALSSSLETNATICRDGQKIQIPSSQIVPGDLVFLTSGDKVPADLRLIQTKNLQINESGLTGESTAVEKQTNPVRPDTPLAERRNMAYAGSFITSGRATGIVVAIGQDTETGRISQLMQKQPNLTTPLTRKFDRFSRQLLYIILGIAGLTFAVGLGYEANWPSMLEATVALAVSAIPEGLPAVVTIALAIGVGRMARRHAIIRKLPAVETLGSATTICSDKTGTLTENQMTVQGVYAGGRHYTVSGTGYTPEGEVYCDGVAIDLERTPVLKNCAIAGLLCNDSHLERREGTYKPIGDPTEIAPIVLAVKLGLDPVALERQWPRLDAIPFESEHQYMATLHRRPDGESPIVYVKGSAEAVLSRCEWAFNVDNQLELLKSDKIHAIVDEFADRGLRVLAFAQKTLDSDSLEEEAVAGGLQLLGLQATIDPPREDAIRAIAACKEAGIRVKMITGDHPLTARAIATQMRLKRDGAIVTFTGRQLAGMNPVELAKAAVEGVVFARVAPEQKLQLVEALQAQGEVVAMTGDGVNDAPALKQADIGVAMGKTGTEVAKEAADIVLTDDNFASIEAAVEEGRTVYRNLIKAISFILPVNGGESMTILLSVLLGQTDRLPILSLQVLWLNMINSIAMTVPLAFEAKSAWVMQNPPIHADRSLLNRSLLQRIGLISISNWIVIFGMFEAIDRATGNIALARTMAIQALIAGRIFYLISLSQWSTSLWDRWSGKSVRIEPAPILWVGIGVTVVLQLLFSQLPIFNLLFATYPLTPNQWLICFAVGLPTIAIAAIANRLDPQDNNA
- a CDS encoding photosystem II protein Y; protein product: MDLDLRLLIVLLPVLAAGGWAFYNVGKVALQQLQNFLNKEA
- a CDS encoding sensor histidine kinase, translated to MASQLKVRQYLAYWLQLGKKVFVCNGEIAERPQPTIEGDRYSSDFESLWQAVGTPEFGDCYLEGTDETISDLLSPEWDIVECSRCTMPIPLRSRGMPPHACPCNDLPTWPNSQIPAPRSPVNDRRELGSIRDRLHQMADRADLYALSILQDLNDYKQAEQAVERLRLQNELILNSAGEGICGLDADLKITYLNPAAAIVLQTHTSHAIGMPIASLFAAPDHPSGDPCQPEAPIATTIAEGSVQYVTNAWFLRPNGKPFPVEYVSAPIRQNGQIVGAVVTFKDITERQEIERMKDELLSMVSHELRTPVAAIRGALGLLASGIVATEAQKGRRMLEIALNNTDRLLLLLNDILDIEGMTSGKIVMHPDHCDASEIAAQAVESIQPLAEKGQISLFVRVPKAPIYCDRDRAIQVLTNLLSNAIKFSPPESSVWLDAEIGDRDILFQVRDRGRGIPKEKLETIFERFQQVDSSDSRAYGGSGLGLAICRQIVLQHGGRIWVESELSRGSQFFFTLPLG